In Paenibacillus sp. FSL R7-0345, a single window of DNA contains:
- a CDS encoding Veg family protein: MANNALLEIKRSLEAHVGHKITLRANGGRRKTVERTGVLEETYPSVFIVKLDQDQQTFKRVSYSYADILTESVEITVCEDDGQMQIVYIKA, from the coding sequence ATGGCTAATAACGCGCTGTTGGAAATTAAACGCAGTCTCGAAGCTCATGTCGGTCATAAGATTACGTTGCGGGCTAACGGTGGCCGCCGTAAGACCGTTGAACGCACCGGTGTCCTGGAAGAAACGTACCCTTCTGTTTTTATTGTCAAACTGGATCAGGATCAGCAGACCTTTAAGCGCGTATCCTATAGCTATGCTGACATCCTCACTGAATCGGTGGAAATCACCGTCTGTGAAGATGATGGACAGATGCAAATTGTGTATATTAAGGCTTAA
- a CDS encoding small, acid-soluble spore protein, alpha/beta type — translation MSRRRRGMMSEELKTELAKELGFYDTVEKDGWGGIRAKDAGNMVKRAIQLAEQAARKSDI, via the coding sequence ATGAGCCGCAGAAGACGGGGTATGATGTCTGAGGAACTGAAGACGGAGCTGGCCAAGGAGCTTGGCTTCTACGACACGGTCGAAAAGGATGGCTGGGGCGGAATCCGGGCCAAGGACGCCGGCAATATGGTGAAGCGCGCGATCCAGCTTGCCGAGCAGGCCGCCCGTAAATCCGATATTTAA
- the ispE gene encoding 4-(cytidine 5'-diphospho)-2-C-methyl-D-erythritol kinase: MKMYEKAPAKINLMLDVLRKRADGFHEVEMIMTMVDLADRLEFSELKRDSIIISSQAGYIPLDEKNLAFQAARLIKDRYNVRSGVHIHLDKRIPVAAGLAGGSSDAAATLRGLNRLWRLNIPAQELRELGAELGSDVPFCVTGGTALATGRGEKLTPIPNPPQCWVILAKPPINVSTAEVYGRVRANQIEVHPSASQMQAAIEAGDFGAVCTGLGNVLEDVTLKLHPEVQQLKEAMVKLGADGVLMSGSGPTVFGLVSKQSKVARIYNGLRGFCKEVYAVRSLT; encoded by the coding sequence TTGAAAATGTATGAGAAAGCACCGGCCAAAATCAATTTGATGCTGGATGTGCTTCGCAAGCGTGCTGACGGGTTTCATGAAGTTGAAATGATTATGACAATGGTTGATCTGGCGGACCGTCTGGAGTTCTCGGAGCTGAAGCGTGATTCCATTATCATCTCTAGCCAGGCCGGATATATACCGCTTGATGAGAAGAACCTCGCCTTTCAGGCAGCAAGGCTTATTAAAGACCGCTACAATGTGAGAAGCGGAGTACATATCCATCTGGACAAAAGAATTCCTGTCGCTGCCGGCCTTGCCGGCGGCAGCAGTGATGCCGCGGCTACGCTGCGCGGCCTGAACCGGCTCTGGCGCCTGAACATCCCGGCGCAGGAGCTGCGGGAGCTTGGCGCAGAGCTTGGCTCAGACGTCCCGTTCTGCGTCACAGGCGGTACGGCTCTGGCCACCGGACGGGGGGAGAAGCTGACGCCGATCCCAAACCCGCCGCAGTGCTGGGTGATTCTGGCCAAGCCTCCGATCAATGTCTCCACAGCCGAAGTATACGGACGCGTGCGGGCTAATCAGATCGAAGTCCATCCTTCGGCCTCACAGATGCAGGCGGCTATTGAAGCCGGGGACTTTGGAGCAGTATGCACAGGGCTGGGCAATGTGCTGGAGGATGTAACCCTGAAGCTGCATCCGGAGGTTCAGCAGCTTAAGGAAGCCATGGTGAAGCTCGGGGCTGACGGGGTGCTGATGTCCGGCAGCGGGCCGACGGTATTTGGACTGGTTTCGAAGCAGTCCAAGGTTGCAAGAATTTATAACGGGTTGCGCGGCTTCTGCAAGGAAGTATACGCTGTACGCTCACTGACTTAA